A genomic segment from Salvelinus alpinus chromosome 8, SLU_Salpinus.1, whole genome shotgun sequence encodes:
- the LOC139582599 gene encoding B2 bradykinin receptor-like translates to MIVQTCEKTLKKDVDKTLFSSSFPMFLNTTEGLFPTEGPDSKLDWTELDPYNCTNYTAAWDWLSSYQPVYMVLLSIVGVVANGLVLCVFCLQRKPCTVADVYLGNLAAADLVMVSCLPFWAATIANNYHWEFGEPICKLVNVAISMNYYCSVFFLVLVSVDRYLALVRPMFQSRLRRVAWAKCICLGIWIVGFLLSLPFLVFRRVKYVAKAGVMACVLAYPHPDWEIQRNVTNNVVGFLLPVIVVSYCSRHIVTSLKDGQIRKTPGVRSERKATQLVLTVLTVFLICWTPYQVVRFLDTLDYFQVTPGCLWGHILDITIQLSTYLAYAHSAINPFLYVIVGRQFRKRAKEVFGTMLKCRLSDKYFLTVNFTSSGRLATQRIQCTQLVKQTVT, encoded by the coding sequence ATGATTGTTCAAACATGTGAAAAAACATTGAAAAAAGACGTAGATAAAACATTATTTTCGTCCAGTTTCCCAATGTTCCTGAACACAACCGAGGGTCTCTTCCCCACTGAGGGCCCAGACTCAAAGCTGGACTGGACCGAGTTGGACCCCTATAACTGTACCAACTACACAGCAGCCTGGGACTGGCTTTCCTCCTACCAGCCGGTCTACATGGTTCTGCTTAGCATTGTGGGCGTAGTGGCCAACGGTCTGGTCCTCTGTGTCTTCTGTTTGCAGAGGAAGCCATGCACCGTGGCTGATGTCTACCTGGGCAACTTGGCAGCTGCAGACCTGGTTATGGTGTCCTGTTTACCCTTCTGGGCTGCCACCATCGCTAACAACTACCACTGGGAGTTCGGCGAGCCCATATGCAAGCTGGTCAATGTGGCCATCTCCATGAactattactgtagtgttttctTCCTGGTGCTGGTTAGCGTCGATCGCTACCTGGCTCTGGTCCGGCCCATGTTCCAAAGCCGACTGCGGAGGGTGGCCTGGGCCAAGTGCATCTGCCTGGGGATATGGATCGTGGGGTTCCTGCTGAGTTTGCCCTTCCTGGTCTTCCGCAGGGTGAAATACGTGGCCAAGGCTGGGGTGATGGCCTGCGTCCTGGCCTACCCCCATCCGGACTGGGAGATCCAGCGCAACGTCACCAATAACGTGGTTGGGTTCCTACTTCCGGTGATAGTGGTGTCGTACTGCAGCCGCCACATCGTGACCAGTTTGAAAGACGGTCAGATCAGAAAAACTCCCGGGGTGAGGTCAGAGAGGAAGGCCACACAACTGGTCCTGACTGTCCTCACGGTCTTCCTCATCTGCTGGACGCCCTACCAGGTGGTGCGCTTCCTGGACACGCTGGATTACTTCCAAGTCACGCCAGGATGCCTCTGGGGTCACATTCTGGACATTACCATACAGCTGTCCACCTACCTGGCGTACGCCCACAGCGCCATCAACCCCTTCCTGTACGTCATTGTGGGGAGACAATTCAGGAAGAGGGCAAAAGAAGTGTTCGGGACAATGTTAAAATGCAGGTTGTCGGATAAATATTTCCTGACGGTAAATTTCACCTCCAGTGGAAGACTGGCCACTCAAAGGATACAATGTACACAACTTGTGAAACAAACTGTGACGTGA